The following are encoded in a window of Roseimaritima ulvae genomic DNA:
- a CDS encoding ATP-binding protein — translation MPDQPEATRLSQTLLRGLGLEFSWLEDPEQRSRAITASLFAMSMAFWAAVFSPVYYFSGSARVTLITVIAGVLCLATVQWLRAGRSVDAACHGVAGLVLVTLITQSIYIGGFWAPAMIWLPAVPIIAILLCGWRAGLAWLVATVLSALAMLIADRGGWLPPSDISPSGLSLLYILALPGIITCTALLCFIFDANARALRRKLDQARQAAELANAAKSQFVAHMSHEIRTPMNGVIGMLELLSSTRVNKEQAEYVDLAKQSARSLLRILNDILDFSKVEAGKMELESIPFSLRDVLGDTLQAMRLKAEEKQLNLQGTVAPDVPDALRGDPGRLRQIIANLVGNAIKFTEQGDVDVRVGKATATTAEAKPDTPPIRLLFTVQDSGVGIPRDKQQEIFEAFGQADSSTTRKFGGTGLGLTISKRLVEMMGGQLELVHPSDQGTTFRFTACFTAQSAEDRRRLAAVMPHLEPSQKAGPQTPVLRPLRILLAEDGLVNQKVAKGFLQAAGHSVTIVEDGQQAVEAVNNEPFDIVLMDVEMPRMDGLQATAAIRRQEQQQATANHLVIIAMTAHALKGDRERFLQAGMDAYIPKPIEREQLLQTVSQLATSDGSTTPDSTNTSDGPSTANSPAARPAKDVIDLPRTRQRIPGNDAVLRELAEALQLEASSLCEVIGEAMQRGDAEAVRRAAHTLKGAAAVFEAQAVVDAAQQIEQQAAEGLVPPRRGLQQLTDLKGEVKKLIAALDVVIQDVSVGDSTS, via the coding sequence ATGCCTGACCAGCCCGAAGCGACTCGCCTTTCCCAGACCCTGCTGCGCGGGCTGGGCCTGGAGTTTTCGTGGCTGGAGGACCCGGAGCAGCGGAGCCGCGCGATCACAGCCAGCTTGTTCGCGATGTCGATGGCGTTTTGGGCTGCCGTGTTTTCGCCCGTGTATTACTTCTCGGGTTCGGCCCGCGTGACACTGATTACCGTGATCGCGGGCGTGCTGTGTTTGGCCACCGTCCAGTGGTTGCGGGCCGGGCGCTCGGTGGACGCGGCTTGCCATGGCGTGGCCGGCTTGGTACTGGTCACGCTGATCACCCAATCCATTTACATCGGCGGTTTTTGGGCACCGGCGATGATCTGGCTGCCTGCGGTTCCGATCATCGCGATTCTGCTGTGCGGCTGGCGGGCCGGCTTGGCTTGGCTGGTGGCCACCGTCTTGTCGGCACTGGCGATGTTGATCGCCGACCGCGGCGGTTGGTTGCCGCCCTCGGACATCAGTCCCAGCGGGCTGTCGTTGTTATATATCCTGGCCTTGCCGGGAATTATCACTTGCACAGCGCTGCTGTGTTTTATCTTTGATGCCAACGCTCGCGCTCTGCGACGCAAACTGGATCAGGCGCGACAGGCCGCGGAACTGGCCAATGCGGCGAAAAGCCAGTTTGTGGCCCATATGAGCCATGAAATCCGCACGCCCATGAACGGCGTGATCGGCATGCTGGAATTGCTCAGCAGCACGCGGGTCAACAAAGAGCAGGCCGAGTACGTGGATCTGGCCAAACAGTCGGCTAGGTCCTTGCTGCGGATCTTAAACGACATCCTCGACTTTTCCAAAGTCGAAGCCGGCAAGATGGAACTGGAAAGCATCCCGTTTTCGCTGCGGGACGTGCTCGGCGACACCCTACAGGCGATGCGTCTGAAAGCCGAAGAGAAACAACTGAATCTGCAGGGCACGGTGGCTCCCGACGTGCCGGACGCGCTGCGCGGGGATCCGGGCCGGTTGCGTCAGATTATCGCCAACCTGGTTGGCAATGCGATCAAGTTTACCGAACAGGGCGACGTCGACGTTCGCGTGGGCAAAGCCACCGCCACTACCGCCGAGGCCAAACCCGACACGCCGCCCATCCGCTTGCTGTTTACCGTCCAGGATAGCGGGGTGGGAATCCCGCGAGACAAACAACAAGAAATCTTCGAAGCTTTTGGGCAAGCCGACAGTAGTACCACGCGGAAATTCGGCGGCACCGGGCTGGGGCTGACGATTTCCAAACGGCTGGTGGAGATGATGGGGGGACAACTGGAATTGGTCCACCCCAGCGATCAAGGCACGACCTTCCGTTTTACCGCTTGCTTCACTGCCCAGTCCGCGGAGGATCGCCGCCGACTGGCCGCCGTCATGCCCCATCTGGAACCATCCCAGAAGGCTGGCCCCCAAACGCCTGTTCTGCGTCCGCTGCGGATCCTGCTGGCCGAAGATGGGCTCGTCAACCAAAAGGTCGCCAAAGGATTTTTACAGGCGGCTGGGCATTCGGTCACCATCGTTGAAGACGGACAGCAGGCGGTCGAAGCGGTGAACAACGAGCCTTTTGATATCGTGCTGATGGATGTGGAAATGCCGCGGATGGATGGGCTGCAAGCGACCGCCGCGATCCGCCGACAGGAACAACAGCAGGCGACCGCAAACCATCTGGTGATCATCGCCATGACCGCCCATGCTCTCAAAGGCGACCGAGAACGTTTTCTCCAAGCCGGCATGGACGCCTACATCCCCAAACCCATCGAGCGCGAGCAGTTGTTGCAGACGGTTTCACAGCTGGCGACATCAGACGGCTCGACAACCCCAGACAGCACAAATACATCAGACGGCCCCTCCACGGCCAACAGTCCGGCCGCGCGTCCCGCCAAGGACGTGATCGATCTTCCGCGGACGCGGCAGCGCATCCCGGGAAACGATGCGGTCTTGCGAGAACTGGCCGAAGCCTTGCAGTTAGAAGCCTCGAGCCTCTGCGAAGTGATAGGCGAAGCGATGCAACGAGGCGATGCGGAAGCGGTCCGCCGCGCGGCTCACACGCTCAAGGGTGCCGCAGCCGTCTTCGAAGCTCAAGCGGTGGTGGATGCCGCCCAACAAATAGAACAACAAGCCGCCGAAGGCCTAGTGCCCCCGCGGCGCGGCCTACAGCAGTTGACGGATCTAAAAGGCGAAGTCAAAAAGTTAATCGCAGCGTTGGACGTAGTCATCCAAGACGTATCGGTGGGCGATTCAACGTCGTAG
- the fhcD gene encoding formylmethanofuran--tetrahydromethanopterin N-formyltransferase, protein MNIHGIPIEDTFAEAFDMKATRVIITAADLRWAHEAAAAFAGFATSVIACGIEMAVESELTPEETPDGRPGVSVLGFAVSGKELEKQIPRRAGQCVLTCPTTALFAGIDGEKRVPLGKTLRYFGDGFQISKVIDGRRYWRIPVMDGEFLCEEDTARVDAVGGGNFFLFGRDVASVSAACRAAADAITALPGAIAPFPGSATRSGSKVGSKYAALFASTNQAYCPTLRGVVDSKLPPGADVTMEVVIDGLTADAVAEAMRVGIRAACERGSGNGLLAISAGNYGGKLGRHHFRLHEVLNPK, encoded by the coding sequence ATGAATATCCACGGCATCCCTATCGAAGACACCTTTGCCGAAGCCTTTGATATGAAGGCCACGCGGGTGATTATCACCGCCGCGGATCTGCGCTGGGCTCACGAAGCGGCGGCGGCGTTTGCCGGGTTTGCCACCAGCGTGATTGCGTGTGGCATCGAGATGGCGGTGGAGTCCGAGTTGACCCCTGAAGAAACTCCCGATGGCCGTCCCGGCGTATCGGTGTTGGGGTTTGCGGTGTCCGGCAAGGAACTGGAAAAACAGATCCCGCGGCGAGCCGGACAGTGCGTGCTGACCTGTCCCACGACAGCGCTGTTCGCCGGTATCGATGGCGAAAAACGCGTGCCGCTGGGCAAGACGCTGCGGTACTTCGGCGACGGCTTTCAGATCAGCAAAGTCATCGACGGGCGACGCTATTGGCGGATCCCGGTGATGGACGGCGAATTTCTGTGCGAAGAGGATACGGCCCGAGTGGACGCGGTAGGAGGCGGTAACTTTTTTCTGTTCGGTCGCGACGTTGCATCGGTTTCGGCCGCTTGTCGAGCCGCCGCGGATGCGATTACCGCCTTGCCCGGTGCGATCGCGCCCTTCCCCGGCAGCGCCACTCGCAGTGGTTCCAAAGTCGGTTCAAAATACGCCGCCCTGTTTGCTTCGACCAATCAAGCCTACTGTCCCACGCTGCGAGGCGTCGTGGACTCGAAACTGCCGCCGGGCGCCGACGTGACGATGGAAGTGGTGATCGATGGCTTGACCGCTGACGCGGTGGCCGAAGCGATGCGGGTGGGCATTCGAGCGGCCTGCGAACGGGGTTCTGGAAACGGTTTGCTGGCGATCAGCGCGGGCAATTATGGCGGCAAATTGGGGCGGCATCATTTCCGACTGCACGAGGTGTTGAATCCGAAATGA
- a CDS encoding formylmethanofuran dehydrogenase subunit C, producing the protein MNAVTLTLRDVPPQGLDMRELLPETLAGQTETQIAARPLAMGRQPTQLGDWFDVQVQSSNADQPSLRLVGDCRRLDYIGHGLSGGRLVVDGDAGHAVGHRMRGGRLQIHGAVGDHAGMSMRGGTLVIDGDAGDFVGGPAAGERSGMLNGEIVIAGNAGSHLGFRLRRGTIVVAGRAKRWVAEEMVAGTIAIGGAAGSQLAVGMRRGTVLLSQPAELPAVGFTEPRRETPSMQPLLVRRLCQLAGSDSPFAGLSIAPPGSILRSIGDRAVGGLGEVLWYARP; encoded by the coding sequence ATGAACGCCGTAACTTTGACACTCCGCGATGTCCCTCCGCAAGGGCTGGATATGCGCGAGCTGTTACCCGAAACGCTGGCCGGACAAACCGAGACGCAGATTGCCGCGCGGCCGCTGGCGATGGGCCGGCAACCCACGCAGCTTGGTGACTGGTTTGACGTGCAGGTGCAAAGCAGCAATGCCGACCAGCCCAGCTTGCGGTTGGTCGGTGACTGCCGGCGGCTGGACTACATCGGACACGGCTTGAGCGGCGGGCGGTTAGTCGTGGACGGAGACGCCGGCCATGCCGTGGGGCATCGCATGCGCGGCGGCCGACTGCAGATCCATGGCGCTGTCGGCGACCATGCCGGGATGTCGATGCGGGGCGGAACCCTGGTCATCGATGGCGACGCCGGTGACTTTGTCGGCGGACCGGCGGCGGGCGAACGCAGCGGCATGTTGAACGGAGAAATTGTGATCGCTGGCAATGCCGGCAGCCATTTGGGCTTTCGGCTGCGTCGTGGCACGATCGTGGTTGCCGGGCGGGCCAAGCGTTGGGTGGCGGAGGAAATGGTTGCCGGGACGATCGCCATCGGCGGCGCGGCGGGATCGCAACTGGCTGTCGGCATGCGTCGCGGCACGGTGTTGTTGTCTCAGCCCGCGGAATTACCCGCGGTGGGCTTCACCGAACCGCGACGGGAAACGCCATCGATGCAGCCGCTGTTGGTCCGCCGCCTGTGCCAGCTGGCCGGTTCGGATTCACCTTTCGCCGGGCTGTCCATCGCTCCGCCCGGCAGCATCTTGCGGTCGATCGGCGACCGAGCGGTAGGTGGCTTGGGCGAAGTCTTGTGGTACGCTCGACCGTGA
- a CDS encoding formylmethanofuran dehydrogenase subunit A has protein sequence MLRKLTGGRLYDPASGLRGEVGDLWIDGDRFVAAVSDDRRVDEVIDLEGMVVMAGAIDLHTHIGGGKLTLAKMLLSEQMQQHRVPGGVEGFLPTANATGRQYAQMGYAACFEPAVIPCNARAAHAEMADTPYIDTGGYCLLGNDDCLLRMLRDDVPQALINDYVAWIVQATQCIAVKVVNAGGISAYKFDQKMLDVDTPHPHYGVTPALIIRRLARAVHEIGLVHPLHVHCSNLGVAGNVDSTLKTIAAADGFPVHLTHVQFHSYGAEGEHGFSSAAEQIVRALDQHPNVTIDVGQVMFGQTVTISADAAHQTTNRKYAKPRKSIIADIECEAGCGVVPFRYRKKRFVSALQWAIGLELFLMVDDPSRVFLTTDHPNGGAFTTYPHLIRLLGDRSFRETALAEIHADAAAASQLAGISREYGYEEIATMTRSAPANILGLSDMGRLSPGAVADVVVYQPQDDLEKMFARPDMVLRRGCPLVRDGRWLPEVASASPADLTPRTLAAAPAHAADITQRLSGSEYWCEGFQIDSLAIDEDEMEEQLGTRVSAAGMRTE, from the coding sequence ATGCTGCGCAAACTCACCGGCGGACGTTTATACGACCCGGCCTCCGGTCTGCGCGGTGAGGTCGGCGACCTGTGGATCGACGGGGATCGGTTTGTGGCTGCGGTGTCCGACGATCGCCGTGTCGACGAAGTCATCGACCTGGAGGGCATGGTGGTGATGGCCGGCGCGATCGATTTGCACACGCACATCGGTGGCGGAAAGCTGACATTGGCCAAAATGTTGCTGAGTGAACAGATGCAGCAGCACCGCGTGCCGGGCGGCGTTGAGGGCTTTCTGCCCACCGCGAACGCCACCGGCCGGCAGTACGCTCAAATGGGCTACGCCGCCTGTTTTGAACCCGCCGTGATCCCTTGCAACGCGCGGGCCGCTCACGCCGAGATGGCCGACACGCCCTACATCGATACCGGCGGCTACTGTTTGTTAGGCAATGACGACTGCCTGTTGCGGATGCTTCGCGATGATGTGCCACAGGCGTTGATCAATGACTATGTAGCCTGGATCGTGCAGGCCACCCAGTGCATCGCGGTAAAGGTTGTGAATGCGGGAGGTATCAGCGCATATAAGTTCGATCAAAAGATGTTGGACGTCGATACGCCGCATCCCCATTACGGCGTCACTCCAGCCTTGATTATCCGCCGCCTGGCACGCGCGGTCCACGAGATCGGCTTGGTGCATCCGCTGCATGTGCACTGCAGCAACCTAGGCGTGGCGGGCAATGTTGATTCGACGTTAAAAACCATCGCGGCCGCTGATGGATTTCCCGTGCATCTGACCCACGTGCAATTTCACAGCTATGGTGCCGAAGGCGAACATGGTTTCTCGTCGGCTGCCGAGCAGATCGTGCGAGCGCTCGACCAGCACCCCAACGTAACCATTGACGTGGGCCAAGTGATGTTCGGACAGACGGTGACGATTTCCGCCGACGCGGCGCATCAAACTACCAATCGCAAGTACGCCAAGCCGCGGAAGAGCATCATCGCCGACATCGAATGCGAAGCCGGTTGTGGCGTGGTGCCGTTTCGCTACCGCAAGAAGCGGTTTGTGAGCGCATTGCAGTGGGCGATCGGGTTGGAACTGTTTCTGATGGTCGACGATCCGTCGCGTGTGTTTTTAACCACCGATCATCCCAACGGCGGCGCGTTCACCACGTATCCTCATTTGATTCGGTTGCTAGGGGATCGCAGTTTCCGCGAAACCGCCTTGGCCGAAATCCATGCGGACGCCGCGGCGGCGAGTCAGTTGGCTGGGATCTCGCGTGAATATGGCTATGAAGAAATCGCCACGATGACGCGCTCGGCGCCGGCCAATATCTTGGGACTGAGCGACATGGGGCGACTCTCGCCCGGCGCGGTTGCCGATGTGGTGGTCTACCAACCGCAGGACGATCTGGAAAAAATGTTCGCCCGACCGGATATGGTGTTGCGACGCGGCTGTCCGCTGGTCCGTGACGGTCGTTGGCTTCCGGAGGTTGCCAGTGCATCGCCCGCTGATTTGACTCCGCGAACGCTGGCCGCCGCCCCTGCCCACGCGGCGGACATTACGCAACGATTGAGCGGTTCGGAGTACTGGTGCGAGGGCTTTCAGATCGATAGCTTGGCCATCGACGAGGACGAGATGGAAGAACAATTGGGGACACGCGTTTCAGCGGCGGGGATGCGAACGGAATGA